The genomic DNA TTGGAGGGGGCAGAGAATCCCTTTGGGCTCCTTGAAGTCACATCCACTCTGCCCTAGAAGGCAAGCCCTCAAGTCAAGAGTCCAACACCCCagtcttgttctctctctcagcctcagtgaCCTTGATTCATCACTATCCAGACTGCATGGCGGCCCATCATTGCAATCAAGTGGAAACAGAGTTGGTGGGAGACGTGACTTACACAGCCCACAGGGACTGCTGCGTCGGAGACCTGTGTAACAGCGATGTGGCAAGCACTGCGGCCCCGCCACGCATCTTGACTACAGCAGCCACTGCCCTGGCCTTGCTCTTGCCAGCACTGTGGCGAGGCTAGTAGGcttgggaaagggaggggagcaaggaagcagaggaacaaaggAGATCCGAGGTGAGAAGACAAACACCCCTCTGTGAGCCATTAAAATCTATCCACCGCTCTAGAGCTGACTGGAAAATGCCATCTATCTTTTGTTTTGGGAGAATTGCACGAGTTTTATGGGGACATCCATGCTCTAGTTACAAAGTGTCAGAGGACTTAGTTACAAGAgtgtgctccttttttttttttttttttttttaaagattttatttatttatttgacagagatagagacagccagtgagagagggaacacaagcagggggagtgggagaggaagaagcaggctcatagcggaggagcctgatgtggggctcgatcccacaatgccgggatcacgccctgagccgaaggcagacgcttaaccgctgtgccacccaggcgccccaagagtgtGCTCCTTAACCAATGAAACCCCAAAGGGCAATGGAGACTCTGCCCTAAGTGACTCCTGGATCCTATTGCTAGGGAGAATCCTCCCTAGCAGTGAGGACCACTGAGGGGAGTGGGCTCTGGGCTGAGTTGGGGTCACCAGGAATCAAAGAACCTGGTTGGGTTTGTTCTCCCCTCTCCCGTTTGCAACTTGGTTCCCAATGTGAATCTATAGGATTGAGAAAGGAAACGCAAGCACCATGATGGGAGGATTGCTTGGTGCCCTGCTTAGTAACCTGGCCATGTGAGCCCCTTGAGTCTAACCTGAGGGACTGGGGCTTGCTACGAGGATCCCCATGCAGCCCTCCTAGCCTTTTGGGGGAGCCCTCAAGCCAGGCTGCAACTCCTTCTTGGCAGAACATCAAAGGTGTGCGCTAAATTTGGGATAAGGATTGTTGCTCCAAACCCTGGGACCTGTGTGCCAATCCCAGacacaggaaggaaggatggaggccTGAAAAACTCGTTTCTCCATTCGCCTCAGCCCAGCCTCCCAGGGAAACTACCTGGAGGGTTCTTGGAGAAGGGCAGGAGCTGAGAGTGTTATTTCCTGAGAGGGGGCCTCTGACAACAGGTCTTTTGACAATAAACACACAATTTATCAGACATAGACATTTATTACTCAAAATGCAAAGAGGTGAGCATGCGTATGAGGTATGTATGGGGGCCAGGGTTTGGGGAATCAACCCCGTACAGTGAGGTCATCAGGTCTTTCCTGGGAGCCTTTGCAGGGGACAGGACAGAAGCCCTGTTTCAGGCCCAGATCTCTATCCCTCCCCACGCTGGGCACAGTAGAGTGCAGGACACAAAGGGCAGAGCTCTTCTGGGGACCAGTGGAGGATCTGGGAGGTTGAGAGGGATGTGGGAAGGGACTCGGGAAAAGCCAAGTGGAGGATGTAAGGTGGAAGGATGGGTGGGGAGACCACTGTCTAATTAAAGAAATGTGAAGAGCCTGGAGAAATGCTTTTCTGAGTGAAGGGAGTTAAGGAGAGACCAGTGTAGGGAGCTGGCGGACAAGGAGACACAGGGCTAAACTCAGGCTAAgacaggtgggaggagggacagccaTGGAATGAGTCTCAGTGCAGCAGCCAGAGGCCAAGGCCAGCCACAGAGGTGAGGAGGAcaagggccagggctggggtgggccGAGGGGCTGGGCTATTGCAGTTGTCTTTGTTGCAACAGGTGGTGTTATAGGTCAGGCCTAGCTTGTGGTTGGTTTGGTTGAAGGTCTCCCGACAAGGTTCTTCCGGTGTGCCACATCGAAGGTTGGAGAAAACCCACATCTTACCTGAGGGTAGGAGTGGGCCATGGGGTCAGCTAGGACGGGTGCCTGGCCTGCCTatgtccacctcccctccccatgcaCCCACCAGGCTTCCTTCCTGACTCTTCCCATGGCCCTCCCCTCCTTATCTCTTCTCAGTAAGTCTGACTGTCCTCCTGCACTTCTGTCCCCCACCGCCCTCACGCCCATCTTGGTCCTTGGACTTGTGGCTGTGAGGCCTTGGACTTGTTACTGTCTACAATACATGTAAAGTcatagaatggtgcctggcacataagaaTCCTTGGCCAAATATCATCATTGCTGGGACTGTCCCATCTCAGTCTGAGCCACAGTTGGGTCTCGGCCCTCGCCATAGAGTCTCCCACCGGCCCCCTCTCCCCACTAAAGAGGGGGATATTACCGAGGTACACATTTGTTGTGAGGCACTGCTGTCCTGGTTCCAGGCGGCAGGATTGCCGGTCCACACAGCCCAGCACGGGCACCTTGTAGCAGGAGTGACAGCGAATGTCAGCTGGGAAGACACAAGTCAGGCTGACGTGATGGGGTGTCTGACTCACCTGAGGACCAGCCGAGCTGTGGGGTAGGGTGGAGAAGAGCCAATCAAGTAGGTGTTCTGACCTGTTGGGTTTGGTGGTGACAGAGCAGGTGAGTGAAGCAGAAAAAGTGGAAGTGGGTGAGGGTGGAGTTGTTGCTCTGTGAATGTCTACACCCTAAATATCGTCCTGCACCCCACCCCATTGGGGATGAGTCAAGAGGGGCAGAGCTACCAACAAAAACATGGGGCTAGGGATAGATGGAATGTGAGAGTACCGTGGGCAAGgaatggaggaggtgggggaaaagACGAAGGAATTCAGAAGACGTCACAGACGGAGActtgaaatgggaagaaatactacaaagaaaaatcatgttgttgttggggtgcctgggtggctcagttggttaagcgtctgtctttggctcaggtcacaacctCGGGGTCCcacgatcgagccccacattgggctccctgggagcctgtttctccctttccctctgcagctccccctgcttgtgctcgctcaccctctctcaaataaataaaatcttaaaaaaagatttgacagagacagcaagagagggaacacatgcaaggggagtgtgagagggagaagcaggcttcccgccgagcag from Ursus arctos isolate Adak ecotype North America unplaced genomic scaffold, UrsArc2.0 scaffold_31, whole genome shotgun sequence includes the following:
- the LY6G6C gene encoding lymphocyte antigen 6 complex locus protein G6c, producing the protein MKGLLLLTLSALLCWVSADIRCHSCYKVPVLGCVDRQSCRLEPGQQCLTTNVYLGKMWVFSNLRCGTPEEPCRETFNQTNHKLGLTYNTTCCNKDNCNSPAPRPTPALALVLLTSVAGLGLWLLH